The following coding sequences lie in one Maylandia zebra isolate NMK-2024a linkage group LG14, Mzebra_GT3a, whole genome shotgun sequence genomic window:
- the si:dkey-260j18.2 gene encoding kelch repeat and BTB domain-containing protein 8, which yields MNAVRGGTVTWRPQPWQDGDGGGGEPLSDSDSEEEDFPDDSTTPLGDYITHGLKQLLDAQQLCDVTLLVEGKKFMCHRVLLAAVSPYFRAMFTSPLVESRLTEIRLEEVTPSVMETIIQFVYTGEAGLSLDTAEDLFVAANRLQVMPLQDLCSRFLFEHLSVDNCLGMYSLARSHHDQLLLRASLRLVAQHFPRVARQKDFLLLDHGTLGSLLSSDRLGVDSEAEVYDAARRWAEHQPLDRYAHMPALLHHLRPGLLSQEESRRLSQELGPAAAGEGLGGPLRPREGMFEKKIVCVDLTPREDEYLAARDYTVDCFDPRTGKWEKLAPLGSLVSPGCTAVGDRLFVAGGILRTGSVSAAVHEYDAVLDRWIEQPSMVQPRAMLGLLGCGESLYALGGSNRSALLDSSETLDLTTLQWSPGPRLPLPLRAFACAALRGRLYLLGGTTLEQNRAVVHSGVLIYHTLTDCWTRVALDSGATCLAGGVAVRGGVCAIGGYMRDTTKFLDGNYTNLETLDATGRVLFFREGRGSGVEREVTGGGVLVSAEQRGGAGGGSDRAPSPVVFPGLPRRIAAGGVARWKRRIYVLGGENGSRFYDSVYCWKPGWRSWVQRREKLPGDTGGVSQFGCTTLKFPKKHILSRLRLAKENCKKPSD from the exons TGACAGCACCACCCCGCTGGGGGACTACATAACTCATG GACTGAAGCAACTCCTGGATgctcagcagctgtgtgatgttACCCTCCTTGTTGAAGGAAAGAAGTTCATGTGTCACAG AGTCCTTTTAGCAGCCGTGAGTCCGTACTTTCGGGCCATGTTCACCAGCCCGCTGGTGGAGTCTCGCCTCACAGAGATCCGGCTTGAGGAAGTGACGCCATCTGTCATGGAAACCATCATCCAGTTTGTGTACACTGGGGAGGCTGGGCTCTCCCTGGATACAGCTGAGGATCTGTTTGTGGCTGCCAACCGGCTTCAGGTCATGCCCCTCCAGGACCTGTGCTCCAG GTTTCTTTTTGAGCACCTCTCAGTGGACAACTGCCTGGGGATGTACTCTCTGGCTCGCTCTCACCATGACCAGCTCCTGCTGCGTGCCTCCCTGCGACTGGTAGCCCAGCACTTTCCCCGGGTGGCCCGCCAGAAAGACTTCCTCCTGCTCGACCACGGCACCTTAGGCAGTCTTCTGAGCTCCGACCGTCTGGGCGTGGACTCGGAGGCAGAGGTATATGATGCGGCACGCCGCTGGGCAGAGCACCAGCCTTTGGATCGCTACGCTCACATGCCGGCGCTGCTTCACCACCTGCGCCCCGGGCTGTTGTCCCAGGAAGAGAGCCGAAGACTGAGTCAAGAACTGgggccagcagcagcaggagaaggCCTCGGCGGGCCTCTCAGACCACGAGAGGGAATGTTTGAGAAAAAGATTGTCTGTGTGGACCTGACGCCTCGGGAAGATGAGTATTTAGCTGCAAGAGACTACACGGTGGACTGCTTTGATCCTCGGACAGGGAAGTGGGAGAAGCTAGCACCACTCGGCTCACTTGTCAGTCCTGGCTGCACAGCTGTGGGCGACAGGCTTTTTGTAGCTGGTGGGATCCTGCGGACCGGCTCTGTGTCTGCAGCCGTGCATGAATACGATGCTGTGTTGGACCGCTGGATAGAGCAGCCTTCGATGGTCCAGCCCCGGGCCATGCTAGGCCTCCTTGGATGTGGAGAGTCACTCTATGCTTTGGGTGGCAGCAACCGCTCAGCTCTCCTGGACTCCAGTGAGACTCTGGACCTGACCACACTTCAGTGGAGTCCTGGGCCTCGGCTACCGCTCCCCCTGCGCGCCTTTGCCTGTGCAGCACTACGTGGAAGACTTTACCTCCTGGGTGGAACCACACTTGAACAGAACCGAGCTGTGGTCCACTCAGGCGTGCTTATTTATCACACCCTGACAGACTGCTGGACACGTGTGGCACTAGATTCAGGTGCCACCTGCCTCGCTGGAGGAGTAGCAGTGCGAGGTGGAGTGTGCGCCATTGGGGGATACATGAGGGATACCACCAAGTTCCTGGATGGTAACTACACCAACCTGGAGACTTTGGACGCTACAGGCCGTGTGCTGTTTTTCAGAGAAGGCAGAGGGTCAGGGGTGGAGAGGGAGGTGACTGGGGGAGGGGTGCTGGTCAGCGCAGAGCAGCGAGGGGGAGCGGGTGGCGGAAGTGACCGAGCTCCAAGCCCTGTCGTTTTTCCGGGGTTGCCTCGGCGGATTGCAGCAGGGGGTGTGGCCAGGTGGAAAAGACGGATTTATGTGTTGGGAGGGGAAAATGGCTCGCGCTTTTACGACAGCGTGTACTGTTGGAAACCCGGCTGGCGCAGCTGGGTTCAGAGACGGGAAAAACTTCCGGGAGATACCGGAGGCGTGAGCCAGTTTGGGTGCACCACTCTAAAATTCCCTAAAAAACACATCCTGTCCAGACTCAGACTAGCCAAAGAAAACTGCAAGAAGCCCTCTGACTAG